Proteins from a single region of Hydra vulgaris chromosome 12, alternate assembly HydraT2T_AEP:
- the LOC136088987 gene encoding uncharacterized protein LOC136088987: protein MSSLTHFIELINEENLIRFLQHYRLMDIQKFCECGHAMNVQKYNRCQDKHIWRCCKCKKTKTIRSGFFQICSSLDISSILQLMFLWIAEVPVTTASDIVGICKNTSIQWYQYFRDFICSFKIIDVPDRNQLGGPGHVVEIDESLMFKRKNNIEHVVEQHWIFGAYDLMTKKGYLTRVEDRSAATLVPLIQRWVAVGSTIHSDQWAAYNNLNNIGFNHLTVNHTTNFVDPVTQATSNHVEAFWSRIKRRLKFVCGSQGDLKWSRLDEAIYREYFAFKTENLWQNFTIFLQHVHDKYPL from the exons ATGTCTTCTCTTACACATTTTATTGAACTAATAAATGAGgaaaatttaataagatttCTCCAGCACTACAGATTAATGGATATTCAGAAATTTTGTGAATGCGGACATGCTATGAATGTTCAAAAGTATAATCGCTGTCag GATAAACATATTTGGAGGTGTTGTAAATGCAAGAAGACAAAGACAATTAGAAGTggcttttttcaaatttgttcaTCACTAGACATAAGTAGTATTCTTCAACTTATGTTTTTATGGATTGCGGAGGTGCCTGTCACAACAGCCAGTGATATAGTTGGTATTTGCAAAAATACATCAATTCAGTGGTATCAGTACTTTAGAGACTTTATATGTtcctttaaaataattgatgttcCTGATAGAAATCAGTTAGGTGGTCCTGGCCATGTTGTTGAAATTGATGAATCGTTAATGTTTAAAAGGAAGAATAATATAGAGCATGTCGTCGAACAACACTGGATATTTGGAGCATATGATCTAATGACTAAAAAGGGATATTTAACACGTGTGGAGGATAGATCTGCTGCAACATTGGTTCCATTAATTCAAAGATGGGTGGCTGTTGGGTCTACAATTCATTCAGATCAATGGGCTGCCTACAATAATTTGAATAACATCGGTTTTAACCATCTCACAGTAAATCACACAACCAATTTTGTTGATCCTGTAACGCAAGCAACATCAAACCATGTTGAGGCTTTTTGGAGTCGAATAAAGCGAAGATTGAAATTTGTTTGCGGGTCACAAGGTGATTTGAAGTGGAGTCGACTTGATGAAGCAATATACAGAGAGTATTTCgcttttaaaactgaaaaccTTTGGcaaaactttacaatttttttacaacatgtaCATGACAAGTATcctctttaa